The sequence CAGGAAGAAAAGCTGATTCAACAATAacgatttaatttttttaaaaaaatatatttctttattgatttcagagaggaaggaagaggtagagagagatagaaacatccatgatgagaatcatagatcggctgcctcctgcaacgcccccgactggggatggagcccgcaacccaggcatgtgcccttggccagaatcgaacccgggacccttcagtccgcaggctgacgctctatccactgagccaaactggccagggcaagatttaattttttttttaaaaaaagaatcatcatGGCACcttaaagtacagcatagggaatagagtcaataatattggaaTAACTGTGTCTGGTGTGAGATGGGTGTGAGATTTATTGGAGGATCACTAAGTTATACAATGTCTAATCCACGGGGTGGAACCCCTAAACTAAcctaatattgaatgtcaaccttcaatgaaatatattttaaaaattctataatatCATGTAGccttaaaaaaaagtcatatttaattatattttatttttttaaaatatattttattgattttttacagagaggaagggagagggacagagagtcagaaacatcgatgatgagagagaaccatccatcagctgcctcctgcacgccccccacctggggatgtgcccgcaaccaaggtcacatgcccttgaccggaatcgaacccgggacccttgagtctgcaggccgacgctctatccactgagccacgccggtcgggGCCATATTTTCCTTTAAGCAGGTTGTGTGCATTCTGTTCtgtaagagagacacagagcCATGGTGTTCTATAAGGGAGACGTGAGAGGGGGgcaaagcaaaaacaaaggaaagaggagaaagagcgGCTGAGCCTCTGGGATTTGTCAAGACAAACCGTAGGCAACCACCAACACGGCCGTCAAAACCACAAAGTCCACGTCGAGGTCCGAGGCCCACGGAGACCCGACCCCCTGTCTGTCCCTCCCAGGTCGGAAGAGGAGGCGAGAGGCCCGGACCCGTGGCTCCTCGGGCCTCGGAGGGGCCATGGCCCGGGCCCCGTGGACGATGGCCATCCTCTCGCACCCGGAGCGCCTGAGCATCCGTGGGCCCTCCGTGTACGAGGACCAGGCCCGGCGCACGTGGCTGCCCCTGGTCACGGCCACGGGAGGCCTCCTGCAGGTCCGGCTGCGCCAGGTGGACGTCCCCCCTGGTCACATCGTCCTCCCCAGCCCGCTGCCCCCCACCAGCATGCCTTGGGGGTGGGCGCTGCACCCCGGTGGCCGGTACCTCGACTCCATGGGCCAGTTCTGGCGCATCGTGAGCCACGTCGGGGCGGACGGCCGGGAGGAGATGGTCCTGGAGCTGCTGCCAGGCCCGTAGGCCACGGGacggggtcccccccccccggttCCTGTCTCTGGGGGCCCCCCATGCTGGCTGTCCTGCAaggagggcagagtggggggTGTCTGTGCTGATTTTCCGTGAATTCCTAGTGGTTTCACACACGGGGCGGTTGTGCGTTCACTGGACTTGAGCCGTGCTCTCTCCTGGTTGTCCAACACGTGTCTACACGCGTGGCCGACGTGGAGAAGGGATTTCCGAGTGTTTGCTGACGATTCGGTCCAGGGTTCAGCTGCCTTTCCGTGGATGCATCGTGCTCTCGAACACGGTGCAATCCTGCACCTCAGTACCAGGCCACGACCATACAGAATcgccaaaaaaaaagaaataaaaaaggatgagGCGATGGAAAATATTCGCACACATGGAGGCGTAGGAGAATCTCCCACGGCTGGAGGGAATGAAACGGATGCCACCACCTGGGACAACTCACGTCCTCTCTTAAAGCGACGCATCCTCGTGTCCTAGGACTCAGTAGTTTCACTCCCATCATCCTATAGAATAAACGCCTGagatgctaagtgtctggtcgtctggtggTTGGGTCAACCCATcgaagcgtaatatgctaatgatatgctaatgatatgctaaggccactcaaaggctcgccatgacgtgcactgaccaccagggggcaggcagtcaactggttgaccagttgctatgacgtgcactgaccaccagggggcagatgccctgaccagtaggttagcttgctgctggggtcc comes from Eptesicus fuscus isolate TK198812 chromosome 1, DD_ASM_mEF_20220401, whole genome shotgun sequence and encodes:
- the LOC103304805 gene encoding T-cell leukemia/lymphoma protein 1A-like → MAILSHPERLSIRGPSVYEDQARRTWLPLVTATGGLLQVRLRQVDVPPGHIVLPSPLPPTSMPWGWALHPGGRYLDSMGQFWRIVSHVGADGREEMVLELLPGP